CGCACATTGGCGCGTCAATTCGAGCGATTTCACCGCCTCCGCCTTGGCCGGAGCGAGGTTCGTGACGTCCGGCGCGCCCTCATCCCACCAATGCAGCACATGCGCGAGCACGAGACTGACCTCGGCCGACGGCGCCCCGGCGCGTTTGAGCCGCTCGACGTTTTCGGGCAGCGTCTGCTGCGGATCGAGCAGTTGGAGCGTGTCCGCCTGCGGATATTCCGCCGCCCAGCCCGCCGCCCAACCCAGTGCAAGGCACAGCCCAAGGTGGATTTTCATGATGCGAGACGGCCCTCGATTTCCATGCGCCAAACCCCTCGCGCCGACTAGTAACTTCCCTCCGAGCGCTCGCGCGCCCACCGCCGAAATCTGCATCACGAAAAGTTGTGACCCGTCAAAATCCCGTCCCGCCAGTAGCCGGCGTGTTTCCGGACGCCGAAAACCCGGGCATAATCCCGCCAAATAATGCACACACCTCGCCAAGTCTTGGGATGACGCCGAAGCCGAGTGCGGGCATCTTTCCAGTCATCTACCTATGGTTAGCCCCAACTCGTCCACGCCGGGCGGACAACCCGGAAGCGCAGTCGCTTCGTCCGCCGATAAAACCACCATTCCGGATGTCGTCATTCGACTAGCCGGCAACTCGCAGGACGGCATCCAGTCCGTCGGCGGCTTCCTCGCCCGCCTCGCGGGCCGTAGCGACCAGGACGTCATGACCTACATGACGATCCCCGCCACCATCTCGGGCGGTCCCTCGATCTTCCAAGTCCGCATGGGCACCGGCGACATCCTGTCGTCGGGCGACCAAGCCGACTTCCTCGTGGCGTTCTACCAACACAGCTACGAATCGCACATCAGCGCGCTCCGTCCGGGCGGCGTGCTCATCTACGACACCGACCACGTCAAACCGAACCCCGAGGACCGCCGCTTCACCAACGTCGGCATCCCGATCACCTCTGCGACCGTCGAAGCCGTCGGCGGCACCGGCAAGGACAAGGGTAAGAACATTTTCGTGCTCGGCCTGATCGCCCGCATCTTCGACCTCGATGTGCCGAAGCTCTCGCAACTCATCAAGGAGCGCCTCGGCGGCCGCGGCGAAGAAGCCGTGCGCAACGCCATGATGGCCTTCGACGCCGGTTACGCCCACCCGGTCGAGAATCTCCTCGGCCACCTCTATCGCTTCGCCCGCGCCACTTCCACCGGAGCCACCACCTCGCGCCCCGCCGTCACGATGGACGGCAACACCGCGATGGTTTACGGCCTGCTCGCTGCCGGCGTCCGCTACGGCGCCGCGTATCCGATCACGCCGTGGTCCTCGATCATGGAAATGCTCCGCACGGAGCTGCCGAAATACGGCGGCCTCTTCGTGCAAGCCGAAGACGAGATCGCCGCCGTGTCGCACGCGCTCGGTTTCGCCTACTCCGGCCACCTCTCCGTCACCGGCAGCTCCGGCCCGGGTCTCTCCCTCAAGATGGAAGCCCTCGGCTGGGGCAGCATGGCGGAAATCCCGCTCATCTGCATCAACGTCCAGCGCGGCGGCCCTTCCACCGGCATGCCGACCAGCGTCGAGCAATCCGACCTCCTCCAAGCGCTCTACGGCTCCCACGGCGACACGCCGCGCGTCGTGCTCGCCCCGAAGGACGTCGAAGATTGCTTCTACATCGCCATGGAGGCCGCGCGCATCGCGAAGGAATTTTCCACGCCGGTCATCATCCTCACCGACCAGGCGCTCGCGACACGCATCGAGGCGTTCGAAGAACCCGACCTGAAGGCTCTCGTCAAAGAGCCCGTGCTCGACCTCACGCCCGCGCCCGTCGACTACAAGCCCTACCCGCTCGAAAAATGGCCGAAGCACGTGCCGCCCGGCACACGCATGCTCTCGGGCAAATACCCGACCGTCACCGGTCTCGAGCACGATGAAGCGGGCCATCCGTCCGCCAGCCCGGTCGTGCACGCGAAGATGAACGCACGCCGCCGCGAAAAGATCAAAGCCGTCGCCGCCACTCTGCCCGCGCACGAGATTTACGGCGACCAATCCGGCGACGCCCTCGTCATCGGCTGGTGCTCCACCTACGGCCCGATCCGCGAAGCGGTGAATCAGCTCCGCAGCGGCGACCAGCCGATCAAGGTCGGCCAGCTCCACCTGCGCCACCTCGCGCCGTTCGCGCCCGGCCTCGCCGAGATCTTCGCGCGCTACAAGAAGGTCGTCGTGTGCGAAATCAACGACGAGGGCCTGCACGGCTACGGTCAGCTCGCCATGCTCCTGCGCGGCGCGTTCGCCAACCCGTCGATCGTCAGCGTCACCAAGACCGACGGTCTCACGTTCAAGGTCCGCGAGATCGTCGCGGGCGTCCAAAAACATCTCTCCGCCTGAACCCACCCCACGCCATGAGTTCCGCTCCCGTTTCCGCTCCGCTCGCCGAAGCCCCCGCCATCGGCGGCCCCGGCCGCGCGCCCCTCGCCAAGAAAACCCTCGTCTCCGATCACCCGACCTGGTGCCCGGGCTGCGGCGATTTCGCCGTGCTCGCGTCGTTCTACCGCGTGCTCGAGAAGCTGAATTACCCGCAGGAAAACATCGTGACGTTCGCCGGCATCGGCTGCTCGTCGCGCTTCCCCTACTTCGTCAACAGCCACGGCGGCCACTTCATCCACGGCCGCTCGCTGCCATTCGCCGCCGCCATTTCGCTCGGCCGCGACGACCTGCACGTCTTCGCCTTCGGCGGCGACGGCGACGGCTTCTCCATCGGCGGCAACCACCTCTTCCACGCCGCCCGCAAGAACACCAAGATGACCTACGTCATCATGGACAATTCCGTCTACGGCCTGACCAAGAAACAGACCTCGCCCACCTCGCCCGTCGGCTTCAAGTCGAAGACCGATCCGTGGGGCGCGATGGAGCAGCCGGTCAACCCGATGAAGACGCTCCTCACCGCCGGCGCCACCTTCGTCGCCCGTTCGCACGCCACCCAGGTCAACCACATGACCGAGATGATGCTCCGCGCCGCGCAGCACGACGGCTTCTCCGTCGTCGAGATTCTCTCCGAGTGCGTCGAGTTCAACGAAGGCGCCTTCGACGCCGCCAATCCGCGCAAGGGCGGCAAGTGGCAGCAGATCGAACTCAAGAAGAACGACGGCACCCCCGAGGACGCCGCACGTCACGACCCGACGGACGAGTTCTCCGCCATGAAACTCGCCCTCGCCGACGCGCCCGGCTACTTCGGCGTGTTCTACGAGGTGAACCGCCCGACGAAGAACAAACTCGAACGAGACCTCATCGCCCGCACCCGCGAAAAGACCAAGGGCGCCTCCGCGCTCCAGCTCCTCGAGAGCACGTTCGTGAAGATGCGCTGAAGATTTGCTCTAGTTATACCCAGGAGCCGGCGGCTGCTTGCGAGCACCGCCGGCTCTTCCT
This portion of the Candidatus Didemnitutus sp. genome encodes:
- a CDS encoding 2-oxoacid:ferredoxin oxidoreductase subunit beta; this encodes MSSAPVSAPLAEAPAIGGPGRAPLAKKTLVSDHPTWCPGCGDFAVLASFYRVLEKLNYPQENIVTFAGIGCSSRFPYFVNSHGGHFIHGRSLPFAAAISLGRDDLHVFAFGGDGDGFSIGGNHLFHAARKNTKMTYVIMDNSVYGLTKKQTSPTSPVGFKSKTDPWGAMEQPVNPMKTLLTAGATFVARSHATQVNHMTEMMLRAAQHDGFSVVEILSECVEFNEGAFDAANPRKGGKWQQIELKKNDGTPEDAARHDPTDEFSAMKLALADAPGYFGVFYEVNRPTKNKLERDLIARTREKTKGASALQLLESTFVKMR
- a CDS encoding 2-oxoacid:acceptor oxidoreductase subunit alpha gives rise to the protein MVSPNSSTPGGQPGSAVASSADKTTIPDVVIRLAGNSQDGIQSVGGFLARLAGRSDQDVMTYMTIPATISGGPSIFQVRMGTGDILSSGDQADFLVAFYQHSYESHISALRPGGVLIYDTDHVKPNPEDRRFTNVGIPITSATVEAVGGTGKDKGKNIFVLGLIARIFDLDVPKLSQLIKERLGGRGEEAVRNAMMAFDAGYAHPVENLLGHLYRFARATSTGATTSRPAVTMDGNTAMVYGLLAAGVRYGAAYPITPWSSIMEMLRTELPKYGGLFVQAEDEIAAVSHALGFAYSGHLSVTGSSGPGLSLKMEALGWGSMAEIPLICINVQRGGPSTGMPTSVEQSDLLQALYGSHGDTPRVVLAPKDVEDCFYIAMEAARIAKEFSTPVIILTDQALATRIEAFEEPDLKALVKEPVLDLTPAPVDYKPYPLEKWPKHVPPGTRMLSGKYPTVTGLEHDEAGHPSASPVVHAKMNARRREKIKAVAATLPAHEIYGDQSGDALVIGWCSTYGPIREAVNQLRSGDQPIKVGQLHLRHLAPFAPGLAEIFARYKKVVVCEINDEGLHGYGQLAMLLRGAFANPSIVSVTKTDGLTFKVREIVAGVQKHLSA